In the genome of Streptomyces lydicus, the window TCGTTCTGGTGGGCGAGGTAGTCGGTGTCGTGCGCGACGTCCCCGCTGACCGCGAACCGTGCGCCGGGCACCTCGCCCACCGTGGCCGGCAGATAGTCCCTGCGCAGGCGGTCGAGCGAGGCGCGCGCCTGCGGGGAACTGACCTTGTGGGGCGTCGACACGTCCATGGTGGTGGTGCGCCGGTCCCGCGAGGTGCGCAGCGGCGGCGCGGTGTCCTTGGCGTAGAGGGAGTCCCCTCGGGTGCGCGCTCCCAACTCCCGTAGCGCGGAGGCCACTTCGGGTGCCTGCGCGGCGGCGGCACGGACCACGATCTGATGCTGGACCCGCAGGTCGGGGAAGGCCGCGGTCAGCCGGTCATAGGTCTGCAGGGCAGGGATCTCGCGGGAGTGGCTGTCCTTGTTGAGGACGCGCAGTTGCATGCCCACGGCGGGTGCCGCGAGGCCGAGCAGCAGCAGGACGGACAGGCACAGGGCGCGGACCGGGTGGGTGCGCGCCGGGCGCAGCAGGGCGCGCCAGAGGCGGCCGGTGCCGTCCGGCCCCACGCGCGGCGCCGGACGGCGGCCGGTCCGCCGCTCGCGGCGCGCCGCCCGGCGTTCGGCACGCTGGGCGATCTTGACCAGGAGTGCGGGCAGCGCCGTCAGCGAGCTGAGGACCGCGGCCAGTACGACGATGACGGTGCTGGTCGCGAGGGAGGAGAAGACCACGTCGGTGGCCAGGTAGAGGGTGGCCGTGGAGACGACGACCGCGAAGCCGGAGACCACGATCGCCCGGCCGGAGGTCGCGGCGGCCAGTTCCACCAGCGCCTCGGGCCGGAGCCGGCCGCCCGTGCGGGCCCGCTCCTCGCGTTCGCGCTTGAGGAAGAAGAGCGTGTAGTCGACGCCGACCGCCATGCCGATCAGCAGGATGACATTGGTGCCCACCCCGGCGTCCGGCAGGACATGGGAGACCACCATCGACAGGCCCACGGCGGCCGCGATCGAGGTCAGCGCCAGCAGCAGCGGCACCGCCACCATCAGTGCGGACCCGAAGGCGGCCAGCAGGGTCAGCAGGGTGACGGGCAGGGTGATCGCTTCGGCGAGCGCCAGATCCTGGCCGCGCTGGGCGTTGACGCCGACGCTGACCGACGGGCTCCCGGTCTCCGCCACCCGCAGCCCCGGGTGGCTGCGCTGCACCGCCGCGGTCTGCGCGGCGAGCGGAGCGACATGGTCCTTGGCGTCCGCCTCCGCCCCGTTCATGATCACGGCGACCCGTAACGCGCTGCCGTCGGCCGAGCGGACCGGGGGCGCGACCCGTGCCACCTCGGGCAGCTTCCGCATCCGGGCGGTGAGGTCTTGGACGGCCGCACCGGTCGCGGCGTCGTCCAGCGCGCCGGACCGGGCGGTGATGAGCACCTGCTCGACCGGCTCATGCCCCAGATGGGCCTCGGCGGCCAGGGTCTCCGCGCGGCCGGCCTCCCCGACGCGGTAGTCCTCCGCCGTGGCGTTGTGGGTGCCCGCCGAGAGGCCCACCCCCAGGCACAGCACCACGAACGCCAGCCATCCGGCGAGTGCGCGCCACGGGTGCCGCGCGCTCCAGGTCGCACACCGCACCGTGACCGGCGGTCTTTCCTTCGGCCCGTGCTCCGCCGGCCGCGTTCGCAACGCCACGCTCATGTGCCTTGCCCCCCTCGACAACACATCGCACCTTCACTGGTACGCATGTAAGTGAAGAATTACAGGTGTCGAGATAGAGCGTCAACCGTA includes:
- a CDS encoding MMPL family transporter, whose amino-acid sequence is MSVALRTRPAEHGPKERPPVTVRCATWSARHPWRALAGWLAFVVLCLGVGLSAGTHNATAEDYRVGEAGRAETLAAEAHLGHEPVEQVLITARSGALDDAATGAAVQDLTARMRKLPEVARVAPPVRSADGSALRVAVIMNGAEADAKDHVAPLAAQTAAVQRSHPGLRVAETGSPSVSVGVNAQRGQDLALAEAITLPVTLLTLLAAFGSALMVAVPLLLALTSIAAAVGLSMVVSHVLPDAGVGTNVILLIGMAVGVDYTLFFLKREREERARTGGRLRPEALVELAAATSGRAIVVSGFAVVVSTATLYLATDVVFSSLATSTVIVVLAAVLSSLTALPALLVKIAQRAERRAARRERRTGRRPAPRVGPDGTGRLWRALLRPARTHPVRALCLSVLLLLGLAAPAVGMQLRVLNKDSHSREIPALQTYDRLTAAFPDLRVQHQIVVRAAAAQAPEVASALRELGARTRGDSLYAKDTAPPLRTSRDRRTTTMDVSTPHKVSSPQARASLDRLRRDYLPATVGEVPGARFAVSGDVAHDTDYLAHQNEKLPLVVGALLLVTFLMTALVFRSVVLGLIGVALNLLSAAAAFGLVVIFFQHGLATTLFGFDATATSAIGSRVPLFLFVILFGLSMDYQVFVVSRIREAALCGVPTREAVLHGVGASAKVVTSAAVVMVTVFASYMFLHLAEMKQIGFSLAVAVLLDAFVIRVVILPSALILLGRVTWWPSRTMRRAQGAR